In a single window of the Pleurodeles waltl isolate 20211129_DDA chromosome 4_2, aPleWal1.hap1.20221129, whole genome shotgun sequence genome:
- the LOC138292618 gene encoding putative nuclease HARBI1 encodes MAAFFILAIRRRRLAELEYNFSTEGRRRRGERVFRNRITIFNMPEEDIVKRYHLNSKIILDLLQELKPDLEPATSRTHAVPAHVKLLCSLHFLASGSYQSTVAAAGGISQPTFCRVLKQVLSALVKRAGNVIYFPKTKMEMSNLKADFYNLAGFPNVIGVVDCTHVAIAPPSESEHIFRNSKMFHSINVQIICDADNIITDALVKYPGSTQDSFIFQQSTICSKLKENVFGDGWLLGDSAYSLSPLLLTPFLQPCSAAQQAYNKMHSLTCSVMQRTLRILKCRLRCLDHSGGGALQYSPDTACQIILACCMLHNLALRSGMQVDGNGTIPTSVEIPPSVDPPGDSEEGIQTREDLVTTIFADA; translated from the exons ATGGCAGCATTTTTTATCCTTGCCATCAGGAGACGCAGACTGGCTGAATTGGAGTATAATTTTTCAACTGAGGGTAGACGTAGAAGAGGTGAAAGGGTCTTCCGAAACCGCATCACAATTTTTAACATGCCTGAGGAGGACATCGTGAAGCGCTATCACCTGAACAGTAAGATAATCCTAGATCTATTACAGGAGCTGAAGCCGGATCTAGAACCTGCCACCTCAAGAACACATGCCGTGCCAGCCCATGTGAAATTGCTGTGCTCTTTGCATTTTTTAGCCTCTGGGTCGTACCAGAGCACTGTAGCAGCAGCAGGAGGCATTTCACAGCCAACATTTTGCCGTGTTCTGAAGCAGGTTCTTAGTGCGCTGGTAAAAAGAGCAGGGAATGTAATTTACTTCCCCAAAACAAAGATGGAGATGAGCAACCTGAAGGCTGACTTTTACAATTTGGCAGGCTTCCCCAATGTCATCGGTGTGGTGGACTGCACCCACGTTGCAATTGCTCCCCCCAGCGAGTCAGAACATATTTTCAGAAACAGTAAAATGttccattccattaatgtacaAATCATTTGTGATGCAGACAACATAATCACTGATGCCCTAGTGAAGTACCCTGGATCCACACAAGATTCATTTATATTTCAACAAAGTACGATCTGTTCAAAgctaaaggaaaatgtatttggtGATGGATGGCTTTTGG gtgacagtgcatattctTTAAGTCCTTTGCTTCTGACACCATTCCTGCAGCCATGCAGTGCGGCACAGCAAGCTTACAACAAAATGCACAGCTTGACCTGCTCTGTGATGCAGCGGACCCTTAGGATCTTGAAGTGCCGGCTACGGTGCCTAGATCACAGTGGAGGTGGGGCATTACAATACAGCCCAGACACTGCTTGTCAAATCATCTTagcttgctgcatgttgcataacctagcACTGCGTTCTGGGATGCAAGTGGATGGCAATGGGACCATACCCACTTCTGTGGAGATCCCGCCCAGCGTAGATCCACCTGGTGACAGCGAAGAGGGCATCCAGACCAGAGAAGATTTAGTAACAACCATTTTTGCTG
- the DDX17 gene encoding probable ATP-dependent RNA helicase DDX17 produces the protein MRGSFADRDRGGRDRGGPRFGSSRGPPPPPKKFGNPGERLRKKKWDLSELPKFEKNFYVEHPDVARMMPYEVDELRRKKEITVRGKECPKPVYSFHHNNFPQYVMNTLMELNFTEPTPIQCQGFPVALSGRDMVGIAQTGSGKTLAYLLPAMVHINHQPYLERGDGPICLVLAPTRELAQQVQQVADDYGKASRLRSTCIYGGAPKGPQIRDLERGVEICIATPGRLIDFLEVGKTNLRRCTYLVLDEADRMLDMGFEPQIRKIVDQIRPDRQTLMWSATWPREVRQLAEDFLRDYVQINVGNLELSANHNILQIVDVCQDSEKDNKLIQLMEEIMAEKENKTIIFVETKRRCDELTRRMRRDGWPAMCIHGDKSQPERDWVLAEFRSGKAPILIATDVASRGLDVEDIKFVINYDYPNSSEDYVHRIGRTARSTNKGTAYTFFTPGNLKQARELIKVLQEANQAINPKLMQLVDHGRGGGGGGRSRYRSIPTSNNPNLMYQDECNRRMRGKDGGRAGGSSSFRDRDSGRDRGDSSAFNGANRSTYGGMGSQPNQYGYNQPSYGTSGTPYGANNFGGQDYNTNYNTGANSSSAGGGRNVQSTGQPPQPPQPPQPPQQQPQQPTQQQQFGGGARPNAPQPLMAQQFAPPPPPPSGMNYMGQSGSYQYQPPPPPPPAARK, from the exons ATGAGGGGAAGTTTCGCAGATCGAGACCGAGGCGGGCGCGACCGCGGAGG TCCTCGCTTCGGTTCAAGTcgtggacccccaccaccacccaaaaAGTTTGGCAATCCCGGAGAGCGATTGCGCAAAAAGAAATGGGACTTAAGCGAGCTGCCAAAATTTGAGAAGAACTTTTATGTGGAGCACCCTGATGTGGCCCGCATGATGCCT TATGAAGTTGACGAATTGCGTCGAAAGAAGGAGATAACCGTGAGAGGAAAAGAATGCCCTAAACCAGTGTACAGCTTTCATCACAATAACTTCCCAC aaTATGTAATGAATACATTGATGGAACTGAACTTCACAGAGCCGACCCCTATCCAGTGTCAAGGGTTTCCCGTAGCACTCAGTGGCCGGGACATGGTGGGCATTGCCCAGACTGGTTCCGGCAAGACCTTGGCG TATCTCCTTCCAGCGATGGTACATATCAACCACCAGCCGTATCTGGAGAGGGGCGACGGCCCTATT TGCCTTGTCCTTGCGCCTACTCGAGAACTTGCTCAGCAGGTGCAGCAAGTGGCTGACGACTACGGAAAGGCGTCTCGCCTGAGAAGCACCTGTATTTATGGCGGAGCTCCAAAGGGGCCACAGATCCGCGATTTGGAGAGAG GGGTTGAGATCTGCATAGCCACTCCGGGACGCCTGATAGACTTCTTGGAGGTTGGTAAAACCAATCTACGTCGGTGTACCTACCTAGTGCTGGACGAAGCCGACAGAATGCTGGACATGGGCTTCGAGCCTCAGATAAGGAAGATTGTTGATCAGATCCGG CCGGACAGGCAAACACTGATGTGGAGTGCAACGTGGCCTAGGGAAGTGCGACAGTTGGCTGAAGATTTCCTTCGTGACTACGTCCAAATTAATGTGGGCAACTTGGAGCTGTCTGCCAACCACAACATTCTGCAGATCGTTGATGTATGCCAGGACAGCGAAAAAGATAATAA GCTTATCCAGCTAATGGAGGAAATTATGGCTGAGAAGGAGAATAAGACCATTATCTTCGTAGAAACAAAGCGCCGCTGTGATGAGCTTACACGCAGGATGCGACGTGATGG GTGGCCAGCAATGTGCATTCATGGAGACAAGAGTCAGCCAGAGCGAGACTGGGTTCTTgcgg AGTTCCGTTCAGGAAAGGCCCCCATCCTCATAGCAACTGACGTGGCCTCCCGTGGTTTAG ACGTCGAAGACATCAAATTTGTTATCAACTACGACTACCCCAACAGTTCCGAGGACTACGTACATCGGATTGGTCGAACTGCCCGAAGCACCAATAAGGGTACGGCCTACACCTTCTTCACTCCAGGCAACCTGAAGCAGGCTCGGGAGCTTATTAAAGTTTTGCAGGAGGCTAACCAGGCCATCAACCCCAAACTCATGCAGCTGGTGGACCACGGCCGTGGTGGAGGAGGTG gTGGTCGTTCCCGCTATCGAAGCATTCCGACTTCAAACAACCCCAACCTGATGTACCAGGATGAGTGCAACAGACGAATGCGAGGAAAAGATGGAGGGCGAGCTGGTGGTAGCAGCAGCTTCCGGGACCGTGATAGTGGCAGGGATCGGGGCGACTCCAGTGCATTTAACGGGGCCAACCGCAGCACTTATGGGGGTATGGGAAGTCAACCAAACCAGTACGGGTACAACCAGCCATCTTATGGCACTTCTGGAACCCCATATGGTGCAAATAACTTTGGCGGTCAAGATTATAATACTAATTACAACACTGGTGCCAACtctagcagtgctggtggtgggaggaatGTGCAGAGCACAGGCCAGCCACCCCAACCACCGCAACCTCCTCAACCACCTCAGCAACAACCGCAGCAACCAACACAGCAACAACAGTTTGGTGGTGGTGCACGTCCAAACGCACCACAGCCACTCATGGCCCAGCAGTTTgcacccccgcccccaccaccaTCTGGGATGAACTATATGGGTCAGTCTGGCTCTTACCAGTACcagccccctcctccaccccctcctgcTGCACGCAAATGA